From the Portunus trituberculatus isolate SZX2019 chromosome 8, ASM1759143v1, whole genome shotgun sequence genome, the window GTGCCATTAGTAAATATATACAGACAACAATTAACAGTGAACACCCACCAGATCATGATGATTGGCTCCCTGGAGAGCAGCGTTGCGGAAGCCCAGCGCATCCCAGAAAACCTGCCGCCAGTCATCAATGACCTGGacattgaggaggaagaggtggccaTTGAGAATAGAGCCGAGTACTTGCAGAAGGTGAGTAACACTGAGTCATTGAACGAAACTTTGATGCTGTAGCGAGATCATATTTGCTTTCCATTCTGAGTCATCAGGGAGTTtgtatctacctgtctgtctctggcctgtattctgaaatgcttagctctctcaccatcactgctttccaaaggctccagttgaagatacttgtgttttaagagtatttttatggttctcgtTTATTTACTTAGTTTAATTACTTACttagtgatagattggcaacatttttagtttattgaaaggagaaactgtgtTGAAAACTCAGCAAGTTGTCttcgtggccttggaaaattgtcgtagtgagagagagaggaaggcattgCTGAATATTCTTGTCATTCCATTAGTCTTGTGTTGTGTCCTGCAGGTTCAAAAGAGGGTCAAGGAGTACAAGGTGAAGCTTCTGAATGACATGCGGCCGGGGAAGAAGCTGCTGGTGCTGGACATTGACTACACACTCTTTGACCATCGCTCCACCGCAGAGACTGGAGCTGAGCTGATGAGGCCGTACCTGCATGAGTTCCTTACTTCAGCTTACAAGGTCAGCTTAGGTCTAGTCAGATGCTGGGTCAGGTCAGGTCTTGCTAGAAtatttaagaacataagaataaaagaaagtaaatgcaTAATAGACTAAAACTGACCAAATGACAAAAAATGCAGACTAAAACTTTGAAAACAAACTGCCGGTATATACAAAGAgaagaaatcaataaaaaatagataaaagactaatatatacacactaaaataaatgaatgaaaaacaaaatagactggcacacacaaaataagaaatagaataagttgcccatccccccaaaaaagaacaaaaaatggcacaaacaacaataaacacatAGCAGGACAGGCCTTCCCCCTTAACAGGCTCTCTTTTGCTGCAGAATTACGACATAGCAATCTGGTCAGCCACAAGCATGAAGTGGATTGTGGAGAAGATGAAACTGCTTGGAGTGTCCAGCCATCCTAATTACAAGATTGCCTTCTACCTTGACTCCCTGGCCATGATAACTGTCGAAACTCAGAAATATGGTgtcattgaggtgtgtgtggtgtgtctttACCCTTCATAATTGTCTTTGTGGAGCATTAATTCTGTTCTGTATTGTATTTTTACTTAACTGTGCCAGTGTTGTCCTTGTTCATTTAATTTGGTCTTCACCTTCATGTTTTGTTCTGCTCTGTAGGTATAATTGATGgaggttgttatttttttcccttatctccATCAGTCATAAGCTCAcaatgtaattttcttttcatttagtgtttttttttgtgtgaatagATATGTTGTTTTGTGAGTTGTTGTGATTCATGGAGCACtgactcctttctttcattcaggtGAAGCCgctgggtgtggtgtggggcaAGTATAGGCACTACACACAGCAGAACACCATCATGTTTGATGATCTGCGCCGCAACTTCCTCATGAATCCACAGAATGGCCTCAAGATCCGAGCTTTCCGTCAGGCTCACGTGAACCGCCTGACGGATCGGGAGCTGCTGCGTCTGGCTTCCTACCTGGAGGACATCTCCAAGGTGGAAGACATCTCAACCCTCAACCACAGCAAATGGGAGCACTACCGCAAGGAGGGGTACAACTGACCCTGCCCTAGTCTGCTGCACAGGGCTGCAGCTTCCTTGCTCACCCCCCAGCTAAGCCCTGTACTGCTAGTCCGCTGCTGATTGTGGTCACGTTTGTGTAGATGCTGCTGTCATCATTGCCGCGAAGGCTGGAGGATCTGTCTGGTTATTTCCTTGTCAGTTAAAGTGACTGATCTTCATTAGAtcggatggtggtggtatttccaCACTTGTGAATGATTTAGAGTATTAGAGGTGTTAGTCCAGGGTTATCTGTGTAGGGAGTCTGGGGGGAAGATTGACTTTAAGGTGCCTTGCTTACAGTCTTTTAGTTGGTGGTGCTCCCCAGAGTCCCTTAAGAGGCTCAATAAACCATTTGATGTGCACTGCTTGGTGGCAACTCGCCTGTGCGCTGCTCAAAATTACCCAAGGGACAGCTTGCCTGTGGGGGCACAGCAGCTTGTGGCTACAGTCACACTAGTTGCTTCAAGTCAATAAGCTTAAAAGTTCACCATTCATGGCAGACTCCTCACTTCTTAACAAATAAGCCTgacccttttattttttgtacattttgTAAAGGCAATACAGGTTGACCATCAGTACTTCAGCATCCTCAATTCCAGATGCATCCACTTGTGGTTTTCCTTGACATCTTTAATACACATGATAAGCCAGTATAGTGTGCCTGGCATGCCAAAGAAAGTTTTTTTAGATTAgattaatctgttactagacAAAATTTAGGTTAAATAAATATCACTAAACAATAAATGAGAAACATGGAAGCCAGACAAACTTGATGCATTCTGCTGCTTCTGCCACACTTTACAAATTTCACACAGTTGTGTGTTTTGTACATTTGCATTTTGTGCCACAATTATCACAGCATATTTAAAGGATACAAAATATAGGCAGATGAAAATATAATGGATTGGATGATGCCAAAGTACTGATGGTCAGCGAGCATCTCAGAACAGACCCATGGTAGAATGCCTGAGGAAAGTAAGCTAAGATTTCTTGCACCTTAAAGGAACAGATTTATTGAAAGTGTGAGGTAAGGTTTCGGAGTTTAAGGGCAGTGAGGgcagcaggtgtggtggtggtggttgctggcACAGGTCTGCTGTTTGTCAataggagtgatgatgatgttaggtGTGGGAAGCCAAGATGTCTGTGTGCATGTTTGTGCATGAATTTATTTCTTCTGCAGAATCTAATATTGCATTGATCATTCTTAATGATTGGTTGAATGAATTCCATCTCTCAGCTTGTCCCATAGGAGTAAGGATTAGCAGCCAgtgtcattccttccctctcaaaGAATACTCAAGTGTGATGCTGATCACCAACTCTTTTACTAAAGAGGATATAgaattttttgtggttctgagcatattatgtatttttgtgGTGCTTCCTATAGCTTCAGTTTGCTGCAGCCTGTTGCCCTGAAGACATCAAGTCATCTCTGATGAACTCAATCACGGTGGCTGGGCAGGTAGTGAGGAACGTCTGAATTCCTGCTGTTATCAGTCTTGTTTGGCATCAAGTAGCAGCTGCAGTAGCAGGAGCTGCAGCAGCCACTGACACACTAATACATACTGGCACAGAAGTTTGTATAGCATTGTGTTATTGGCTGTGTGTCTTGGGATGGGTCAGGCTGAAGGAGAATCCTTTTAGGTTCTTTGGACACTGGTATTTAATTTATTAATTAACTGATTGATGATTGGTCTGTGTCTTGATGAAATGTCAGAATAAATCAGTTCTTCAGTACATTTTGGTTAAATTTATGAATTATTAAGATCACACAATTGAGAGATACATTATAAGTTTTTGTGATGGTGTTATGCATGACATGCATGCAGTAGTGAggaatgaagtgaagtgaaaactCCTTAGCCTTCAGAATGTAAAGCAGTGTCCTGACTACATGCAGGAAGGCAGTGGGCAGACGAAGGAATGAGGCAGCATGTGATGGATTGCCTGGTGGCTGGGTGCTTAGTAATGGATGCAACACTTCATAATTTGCTCTCACAGTGTGTTTGTTGATATGTTTCCAGTGTGTAGCTGGTACAACACTCCTCTATATGCATGAATCAGCCCATTATGTGTACTAAGAAAAGTATGTAAGTGTTTTCTTTgcagtaaggagagaggagcaTGTTCTCGGAATGTATTGCTTTACAATCACATTGCATATGTACACCCACAAATTCTCATTTATATCATTTGTAGTTGCCATAAATAGCACCTCAGATCTGAAATGTATTTTCAGAAATATTCTTGTATTCACAATTCCTTCCTACTAGTTGATGGATTTTGAAAGATGGTTTAGTGTGAGCCTGTCATTCCTTCACCATGACTGGGTTCTGATAGGGCATCTTGGAGCACACATGGCCTTGGCAGGAACTGACAATGCCACGGCTGCCCTGGTGTGTTAGACAAAGCTACCATACTGACCTTACACCCAAGGTAGCTGTGTTAGGTGTGTCACCAGCCAGATCTGGATCATCTAGACTAATATGCACTGCCTCACATCATGTTAAGGTTGTATGTGTTGTGGGAAGCCTTagggcaggtgtggtgtgtgttgtgtcaggGTGTGTATGAGGTAGTCTAATGTCTTCCACCTGCCAACTGCAGAGTGCCcttggtaagaaaaaaaaagtgtgatatcTTTTCCCAAGTTTGTGGTGAATACTCCTCCTCTTAGTGTTTGTACCTCATGCAGGAGTTTGTCACAATGAATCATCAAAGTGTTTGTGAATTTCCAACAATCTGCCTGTCCACTGTTTTGTGCTGAATTATGCATATTCCAGTTGAATTTTTAAATTAAGTATTATTCCACTCATGATAAAATATGTGAAATAAAATGTTAGATATAACAATACATATTTATCTTGGTTTTTCCAGTTTGGTCCGAGACATTTTTGGCAGTGTAAAACTCCAGCATGTTGGATTCATAACCAAAATGTTGATATGTCACTGATAAGGAATAAAATACTAGTAAGTAATATTATCTTCACTCAAAATGGTGAATGTCATTGGTGCCATTGGTGCATGAGTATGTACTCATTGCAGATATATGTAAGTTATCAACAGCACTCTAAATATCACATCCCAATACAAATTTGAATTTGTCTGCAGTATGCAGGTGACCAGAAAGCCCCACACTAGGGGAAGGATTAGTGAATGACAAACTAATGTCACTTGGCCATGGCCATCAAtgcatcaaaaatattttttctcaaACATTAAAACTCATGTGAATTTGAATTTAAGCATTTCAGATTTGTGAAATGCTTACTTGTTGCACATCACCAACACTAAGCTGGTGGAGAGAGTGGCTAAGACTCTCCTGCTGTCCTGTGGCCTTGGTGCCCTGCAGGGATGGCAACTTGGCCTTGGTTTCCTCTCACTGTAACACAATCCCACTTCACAACAAATGTTCACCAGGAGTTGCCACTACAATGTGTATAATGTATGTTGGGATCATTGCTCCATTTCACACACACTAGTACATTTCTTTTCTGAACCATTCCATTGTATTCTATTTCTGTAAATGAAtgaatccatccatccacttcaTCTGATTAAAGCTACAGGAAATTCAATTTAGGATTTTATTTGTCTGATCAATTTCCTTCAAATGCTGAATAAGAATCTCATCTTGCTGTAAATTTTAGTTGGAATGATTCACTCAATTGGAGATAATTCTACAAAGGATAAGAACCAAAACTAACTTAATATGTAATAGTAATCGTAATACGGAAACTACAAAAGACTTTTAAAATATTTATTCATGGGCTTCATTTTTATTGATCTAACAAACCAAAACGAGTATGAAAACAGCCGTTAGTGGCGGCACTCAACACTCATAACTCTGAGGGTACACAGGAAGCAGTAAAAAAATCATATTcaacaatacaacacaaatCAGTCAACAATCTCACCGGCGGAGAGACAGCCGCCCAAGAAGTGAGACAGAAACGCAGCAAACTATCTTATTCTTTGGCATGAACCATTGACCTAGAGGACTGATGCCAGTCTACTCAGTACAGCAGCACTGACTCAACCAGTCGGCACCCGGCACGGCCCCTTGGTGGCCTGCTCGGGGCAGCAACGCCAGTGTTGGGTGTCACAGTGCAGGAAACCACaacacagagagacaggcaggtcCATGTACAGCAAAGTCCTGCACCTTCACATGCTGCATTTTTCCAGTGAGATGTCATCTGTATAATGGTGTTAGTGTGGTGTGTAGGCAATGTCCTGTTCACATACATGCCACCAGTGTTGAGCTAAAATGTGGATCCTGGTGTGTCAAGGTTAATCAGAGTGAGGTTTTACTGCACGTGACACGACCACGAATGGCATTAAATCCACTAGATTCAAACAATGTacaaagggggaagagaagagctGGCCCTTGAATCCCAGTGCCTCATAATGCATCAATAAGTCCCACCATCTGGTCTGATTGTCTGGCTTCACCTTATAACCAAGGAATGGGCAAGAGACAGGGCCAgttcccctctcctttcaatGCATGGAGCTGGAAACAATCTGGAATGTATCTTACTGTGGAGGCTGGGAGGGTTGTGACACTCACCAGCGTGTGTCCAACCCTCACCAATATCCTCCTATGGCTGAGGTCAAACAGTGGGTCCCTTTTATCACACGGCCAGGGGGCAGCAACAGGCAGAGGCCTCACCCCACCCCGTGATGCCCAGGGGACTGGCAcaatagaaaaatgagaacaatgACAGTACACAATTGAACACAATGGAACAGTGGGAACAACAGGAAGATTGATGTGTGGCTGACAGACAGCCTGTTTATCTGCTGCTGAGGCTGTGCTACAGGTGGACTAACAGCTGGTGGGACTGTATGTACAGATGGTGGTGCAATGGCCACAAGTGTGCAGTGATTGGGATGCTGTGGGGGAAGGTCTGTGGCAATAAGCTGTGGCATAAAGGCtcctattctgaaacgctttattctctcattgtcgctatttcaaaggccacacaggTGATTCGTCATGTTctcgtaatgttttttttttcaaattcacTATGCATAATTCGTGTTAAACTATtactagaataatgaaaacactcaAGAACCACGACGACTGCCACAAGAGCCTGTTAAAAGTAGGCAAGACAAGACAGCCAAACGTTGGAGAACAAGACCCAAAGATGTAACTTTAAAAACGGAGATTATCCTtggaaaaagattgaaaagtcTCCAGTTCATGTACCTCTTTAAGATCAAGATAACCGAGGCTGATGGAGATGCTGGCAAAGTCTGATGACACATGTATCCACTCACTACTGACACAACACAGAGAGAGGGAATTCTTCATAACAGGACGATACAGAGATGACTATCATTGTTTGTCCCTTGCTAAAACATCACCTTGCTCTTACAAATCAGTCTCTGTCCTGCAAACAATCAGACGCATCTAGTAAAAAAATACACGAGTCCTATCGCATACAAGACATACTCCTCAAACTGTCCCCCATTACACTCAAGCTTTAATCAGGAAAATACAGACTACCTAACTGTGACTGCTTAAACATCAAAATGTAAATTAATATACTTGAGATTTTTTCATACTCATGtatgataataaacaaaataatagttCAATCCAGTAATGCAGTGTTTAAATTGTTCATCCACTTGAACTAGTTAGTTAAATAAAGCAGTTTGAAGGACAGCTTTTCCACTCATCATTCAGAACTTCAACAAATACTACAGCAGAATTTTGTGCTTTACTAGATAGAACTCATCCATCAAGTAAAGCAGattttgtgtacgtgtgtgtgtgtgtgtgtgtgtgtgtgtgtgtgtgtgtgtgtgtgtgtgtgtgtgtgtgtgtgtgtgtgtgtgtgtgtgtgtgtgagatttttCCACTGTTAGAAACAACCAGTTAGTTGAGTATAGCAAAAAGTGACAGCAATCTTTGGCATCAGTCCACCACAACATCACCACATTACAAACTTATGATGCATGATGGAATTAAAGCTTTCATCAATTCTTCACacctaaaaaataaacaagcagAGGTTCCACTTAATATAATAGTACAGTGctgaacaaaataaagatgtaTAAACTAAAGTTGGTGACCACATGATTCTTCTGATCAGTCCTTCAAAGCCGGCAGGCACAGAATGTTACTCTTGTGTGGAATGTTTACAAGTCCTGTATATactgcacacacaaacacacacacttaagggaATGACATAAGTATAGGATGAATGACAGGCAAaaactcatcacacacacacacacacacacacacacatatgataaTGGTGAAAGTGACAGATGAGTGACATGAGTGAAAGCAGCAGTGGAGTGTGCAGGCAAGCATTGATGATATCCTCAGGTGTGACAGAGTGAAAATTCTTGGCACTCATTACATAGTGGCACTGACCAATGATGCTACTGTGGTGCCAAAGTATCAATGAGTCACCACATCACTTCTTTGGAAGCTTAAACTGTGGGCACACTTGCTACACCATCATTTGTCATGTTACATAGAGTTACACAAAAATATAGGTCACAACATACCTTGTGGTCCTCACAAACTGACCTGTTCTAATacaactatttctttttcaaattaCACTCAAAGGTAGATCAACTAAGGTGATAATGCCATTCATCCTGCACTGTTCATGGGTACACAAAACACTGCCTGCCCAGCAAAtaaacccgtgtgtgtgtgtgtgtgtgtgtgtgtgtgtgtgtgtgtgcgcatgccAACctcaatacaaaggaaagaaaaacacagaacacTTGCACAAACACTGCAGCTTAGAGCACCCATTCTCTGTGCTCAGACACTCAACATTCCTGTACCTCAACCCAATAGTCACTgtcataaatatacaaatataaacAGCATATACATATTATCTACATAGTACTGCTGTTGCTTCTccagaaaaaaatgtgatactCTGCTAGTAAAAATATGGGCCAACAGGTGCTTTGATTGctatgtgtggaggtgtgaggtgtgaggtgtgcAGGTAGGAGGGCAAGACTATCACTTCAGGGGAATGCTAGTAAAAATATGGCCCAAGAGGCTTTCATGCTCTAAACGTGTCGAGCACGGGACTGATATGGTTTGGCTCACTGTTCAGAAAAATGGATTACCTCTAAGTATCTCACACTTAaatgacagaaataaaaaatagctcTTCATCTACGCACGCTACATGGAGGAAAAGAACTGACAAAGACACCTTGAGACTATGGACAGATCAATAGTTTGGTTATTACTACATATAAACGCTGTCGTACTGCCGTCTCTGCTCTCCTTTCATAGCTGCCTGGGTCAAGGATATCTTACACTTACAAACATCAGTGGTGCTCTTCAGTGGTGCTTGTGTCTAATAGTTCTTAGTGTACAGGGAGTCCTttgcccatattcagaaatgccttctcatctcactacaacaattttacaaggccacagagacaactagccgggttttcaaggtagtttttccttttaataaactagaaatcttgccaatttaccaccagaaccatagaaatactacTCTTAAAACACAAGggtcttcaactggagcctttggtgatggtgagagtgcaaagcgtttcagaatatgtgcCCTTGAGTCAGTCACGATGGAGTCCTGTTCCTACACAAGCTTGTAAACCGAAATGGCCTAAGTAAACACCTACATTATATTGCTCATCTGTGTTAATACTATATTACTGTTAACTCATAACCTTGGGTATGAAAATGCATAACTAGATACTCTGTCtataaaagaagagagtaaataacaaataatgaaactaatgaataacaaaaaaaataagctgaGGTAATTGTACATGAATAAGCATTGCCAGTGTTATAACCTCAAAATAGAAATTGAGACCATTGTTAGCCGAGGACTCCCAGTACAGTGTCTGGACAAGCACCGTGCCTGCCAACCAGTAACTCATTCAAGCCCCAGGAAGAACCTCATACCATTCTTAAGTAGTTCTCCGATTCATAGTAATGTATTGAATATCACAGAAAATTATCATTAGGACAGCATaaactttaaccctttcaatgcaATACACTATATACAATTGTTCAGAATGCTTAAGGCAATATATAGAATGTCTATGTGTGTACaaggagattaaaaaaattttgtAAGTGGCTGTGTAACAAGAAAAAATTTCTCAAAGgtaaataacttaaaaaaaaaaataaataaaaataaataaataaataaaaaaaaattatatatatatatatatatatatatatatatatatatatatatatatatatatatatatatatatatatatatataaaatagcaGTGAAAGGGCTAAAATGAATTTTCATCAAGAAAAAATTGATTAAATGTTGTGATATACAAGAACATCCCTCTCCTACTGCTGTTCACTAATTGACAACCTTAAACAAGATCTTTGGTAAGTCAAAGTGTGAGTTTGTAAATATTTCCTTGTCTCACACTACATCTTTGGTTTAAGCTAGATCTCACTTACATATTAatcaagtctcctcttaacACATCATACCTTTCTAATCCTCTTTACTACTTGTTTCTTCATCTGCCCTCTCACACCACGGTACCTCACAAAGAGTCTCACTATCAATGAGCAGGATGGGATTTAGTCTTCCCAGTAAATATTCCAGCTCTGTCTTCCCACTAAACATTCCAGCTCTGCATTGTTGCTAAAGCTGCAAAGTTTTGGAAGCTAGTAATTAagactttccctcctttctcacaATATCTTAAGCTGTACCAAGATAGCAAATAGTGTGAAGATCAACTCTTAGACCACTTCAATTGTAATGAGGAATGTCGGTTTCAACATTACTTCCATGAGTGACAAGGGCACTACAAAGTCCGTCCATAtccaagagacagacagactgacagcaaaacagatagattgataacAAAGGACAATCTAGGAAGTGACAGATGCATCCTGGCCATCTGACACGCACTACAAGGGgccaaagacagatagacagacagacagtatcCGACAGACAGGAGAGGCGCAGATCTCACTACAGGTAAGCGTATATCTACCGAAAAATACTCTTGTATGAAAACTACACTAAGTCCACACATGCACTGACCCAGGACTGGCCAGTGAACAATGTATGGCTAACAAGAATGTATACACCATGTCCCTTTTGCATACATCCCCCATGCCCACGACTACCCAGACAGGCAGTGCAGGGAACAGGGAGTGACGGGAGAAGGCAACTCCAAAACACAACTTCGCTACTTCCTTGTGATCCCAAACGCATGGCACCAACCCCAATATCACGCTGATGTCTCCAGGGACACAAAACGCCCCAAGGAATCCAAGGTGCTAACAGCAGCTCACCAAGTAGCTAAAACAATGCCAAGTGCCTTCACAGGGGTGGCAGCAGGGACCACACAGCTTTCCAGGGTCAATAGCACCACATCACTCAAGGGAATAACAATGTCAGTCAAAGGAAGGTTTGGGGAGTGTCTCTTAGCTGTGTTGCCCTTGTTGCCATCCCTATGCTGGCCATCATTAGGGCATAAGGACAGCCTGAATGCCCTGTGGTGGTGTTAATCGTGCAATGGAGAGCTGGTGGGCACTGGGCAACCACCTGCCGCTACACTACTGCAGGAATGATACGAGTAACAGTGGTAATGTGCTGTAAGTAGATCTCcagataagtagaaaaaaataagtatgtttttctctttcttttcttattagtgtgtgtgtgtgtgtgtgtgtgtgtgtgtgtgtgtgtgtgtgtgtgtgtgtgtgtgtgtgtgtgtgtgtgtgtgtgtgtgtgtgtgtgtgtgtgtgtgtcacctttaTATAAAAGATGACACAAGTGACTATGCTCAATGCAACTTAAATGATAATAGTTCAAAATAttgcttataataataataagaacaataaaaataacaatatcaacaatagtatgtcataataatgataaaaatgctgataataataattaaaaaatatgacaataacaataataataataacaacaatatcaataacaaaaataataataacattaatgacaataataataataataataataataataataataataataataataataatgataataataataacaataataataataacaataaataacaataataataacaactgaaaataataataataataactgctaATATGTAgatatcactactaccactactgctacaactactattgctaATAATCTGCAAGTACCCTCAAACCAAAACATACCATACTTCACCACACTAGGCACCAGGAATCCACAgctctgacctgacctgacctcacctaggaggatgaggaggaggaggaggagttggtgaaAAAGAAGTTAAGAGCTCGATTCAGGTCATAATCAGCGGCAAGTGTGATCTGAATAAGAGTAGTGCGGGGGACCTGCTGCCCCACCACCTCCCTTAGCTGCTGAACGACTGCTTCCagcctgctaccaccaccaccaccaccactgccctcaCCTGTGGAATCCTCGCACATGCCACACTGCTGCCGGAGAGATAGAAATAGGCCAGACTGAATGGAGGATGATGGAATGCTATGAGGTAATGAAAGGATTGGAAAAGTGAAGCCACAAGAACACACTGCTACTGGAGAGTGGAATTATGGGAGACTAAAGGAATAGCATGGAAAGTTACAGTGTAGATGTGCTGTTAATATCAGTGTTCTTAAAACTTTTACTTCTTTCACAACACAGCAAGTCTATTTTACTGTTCTTTCACTACATACTCAAAGTGGTTCTCTTCTCAAAGTTATTATGCAACTATGATTGTTTGCTCTCCTGGAAAcagaactaagaaatgaaaacaTCATTAGACAgtcaaaaaaaaatttattccagacagaacaaatgaaaaacaaaccaaGAAATCAAGTGagcatgaaaaagagaaagcaacactgacatacagatatacagaataaaatgaataacaaaaaacaaaacaaaaaacacacaggcagacaacTTACTTGGAGTGGATGAATGAGGCTGGTGGGGTCATCAATGAGGGGATCggtggaggagacagagagggggCTGTCCTCCCCGCCCCCAACACCTTCACCCCCAACCAACACCTCCTCCCCTATGGCTCCTGTCCACCACTTCCT encodes:
- the LOC123500186 gene encoding ubiquitin-like domain-containing CTD phosphatase 1, with amino-acid sequence MKVTVKWSGKEYEVEVEEDTMTVKEFKDAIEGLTGVMPHRQKLLNLKVKGKYPDDDTKMGAVGLKPGTKIMMIGSLESSVAEAQRIPENLPPVINDLDIEEEEVAIENRAEYLQKVQKRVKEYKVKLLNDMRPGKKLLVLDIDYTLFDHRSTAETGAELMRPYLHEFLTSAYKNYDIAIWSATSMKWIVEKMKLLGVSSHPNYKIAFYLDSLAMITVETQKYGVIEVKPLGVVWGKYRHYTQQNTIMFDDLRRNFLMNPQNGLKIRAFRQAHVNRLTDRELLRLASYLEDISKVEDISTLNHSKWEHYRKEGYN